The stretch of DNA GCCATTTATTATCCGCCATCACAGCGGGTGGGAGATGGTAAACAGGCTCGACCGACTCGTAAAAATGCTGAAGAATCGAGGCGAAGAGTTCATCACCTACGCTGAATTTGTTCAACGAAAACACCCTGTACGATGACGAAATTGGCTCTTGTTCTGCCTTGTTACAATGAGGAGGAAGTGCTTGAGACATCCGTTGCACGTCTCACCGAGTTGCTTCGCGGTTTGATTTCCGACGGAACACTCCACCCGGACAGTATGATGGTGTTCGTCAACGATGGTAGTCGCGATCGCACTTGGCAACTCATTGTGCGCGCCAGCAGGTCGAATCGTCTCGTTCGAGGCATTCATCTGACACGAAACGTGGGGCATCAGAACGCCATCATGGCCGGAATGCTCACCGCACGGACGTGGGCTGACGTGGTGATTACCATCGATGCCGACCTGCAAGACGATCTCTCGGCCATCCCTCGCATGCTGGAACACTATCGCGAAGGTAGCGATATTGTCTACGGCGTGAAGGTTTCGCGTCGTGCCGACCCTGTTTTCAAACGGCTATCGGCCATGGCTTTCTACCGATTACAACAGAAAATGGGGGTAGACAGCGTGTTTAATCATGCCGACTTCCGACTGATGAGTCGCCGAGCACTTGACATATTGGCCGACTATGGTGAGCGAAACCTCTATCTACGCGGACTGATCCCGTTGATAGGACTCCCGTCTGCCACCGTAGACGACGTGATTAGCGAGCGCACGGCAGGCACATCCAAATACACGCTCAAACGAATGCTCTCGCTGGCACTTGACGGAATCACCTCGTTTTCAGTTCGTCCCATTTACGGCATCCTCTATTTGGGGTGTTTCTTTCTGTTGCTCAGTCTGTTCATCGGTTTCTATGTACTGCACGCTCTCATTGTTCACACAGCCTATCCGGGCTGGGCTTCGCTCATGCTCAGCATGTGGTTCATCGGTGGTATTGTGCTTCTTTCCATCGGTGTGGTGGGTGTTTACGTGGGAAAAATCTACACCGAGGCGAAGCATCGTCCGTTGTTCAACATCCAAGAGATCGTGGGTGGAGAAGAAGATTCCGAACTTTAAGGAAAAAGCTTTTTCGTAGTAAGGAGTGAAAGAATAAGGAGAAAAAGAGTAAGTAGCAAGAAAGAAAAGAGTAAGGAGGGAAGTCATCAGAAGTAAGGAGATCGTCATAAAAAGACATTCTCTTGCTCTTGATGACTTCTCTCTTTCCTCTTTATCACTTCCTCCTCTTCTTCTTACAACCGACTCCTCCCCTCCTTACACGTAAAGATGATTTCTAAAACGTATCTAATTGAGAAAGAAGAAGTTACCTTATGATACAAACTAAACAGGTAACAATTTGGAAACGAGCGAAGTGCTTTCTGTCGCATGTTTCTACATCAACAAAGAACGCTTGTTATTCTATTTGCAAAGATAATCATTTACTTTGAATAACAAGCGTTTTTGATAAGATTTTCGTTCATTTGCGTCATCATTGAGTTTTTTGGTGATTGGAAATAGAGAAGAGCTAGCTTTTATATACCTCTTCCTCTTTTCTTCTTTTTCTTGGCTTGGTTTCTGAGTTTTCGTTGCCATACCGTCTCAGCATAATCATCGCCATGTGTCTGTGGATTGATAAGTCCACCTGCTCCCGAAATTATTTCTTCAGCAGCATTCAAGACAGTGCTTGCTACATTTCCTACGGCTTGTGCAATAGGTGAAGTTTCGTTTGCTTTTGTAGGCGGTGTGTACGAACGGCTGGGAGGAACAAGTTGATAGGCTGTATCCGGTTGGGGTTTGCTCTTTTCCTGCTCGTGCGCCATTATTTGAGCTTTTGTCATTATCTCCTTTGTTTCGGCTTTATTGCCTGCTTCAAAGTTCTTTTGCAAAGAACGGTAGCCGAACTCCCTGCCGATTTCGGAAGCCTTGAAACATTGCCCGCCAAAGGAGAACTTCAAACCGTATACTTTGCCCTGCTTATTCTTCAAGCGTTCGATAGTTATACCACTCTTGTTAAGGTCGTAGAGAAACATGGAGTGTCCCGTGATGCCTGTGCCTTTGTATTTTTCAAGTAGAGCATAGCAAATCTTCTGTATTTGTTGCTTGGTCTGTTCTCTCGTAGGATTGGCTTTTGTTTTCTGATGCTTCCTCTCCGCCCTGACCTCCTTTGCGATAGTCAAGCCTTTCGAGCGGCTGATTTCCTCCGCCACTCTTGCTGCCCTGTTGCTTACAAAAGTGGTATCATAGACCTCCCCATACAGGCTGATGCGGTTGGCAATGATATGGATATGTCTGTTGTCGGTGTCCTTGTGTGCTACCGCCACCCATTGGTGTTTGTCAAGTCCCATTTGTTTGGCAAACAGATGGGCTATCCTCATAAGTTCTGACACAGGTAGCTTTCTTTCGTCTTGTGGTGCGATACCAATTTCAATGCGGAGGAACTTGTTCCTGCAACGTGTGTTGTAATCGCTGACCACTTTCATTTCTTCATAGATAGCCTTCGGTTCTCTGCTGCAAAGGTTATGGAAGGCAAGCCGACTGCCGAGCTTGCCCTCTCTGAAAATATAATCCAAAGCCGTGCTTCCGTGCGCTATTGCCTTACACTTTCCTATCATTCTCCATTAGATTTAAGAGTTTAATAGCCCTTTCCTCAATGCGGTATTTTTGATTGAAGAAACGCTTAAATGCTTCCCTTGCCAGATAAGAAAGACTTTGGGTAATCAGTACCCATGCATCATCCTTTACCTTGATAAGATTGGAAATATGTGAGAAGAAGTAGGCCGCTCGTCTGAGTAGTTCGATGGCTTCCCTTTCATTGTCGGTCATCTTGGGAACAGCTGCCACTTCACCGTTAAGGAGTATCTCACGGCAGTAGTCTGAGAACTTCCGCCCTGTACTTTCCGCCTTTGACTTGATACGTTGCTTTTCCTCTAAAGTACATCTTGCCTTGATGAACTCCGTCTTGTTCATCCTCGCTTCTTCCTTACCTCGTTGCTGCCACTTGGCAGTCTTTCTATTATATCTGTTCATATAAGTTTCTTTGAAAGTTAATCATCGTAGATGATTTGTTATTGCTTAATTTCTGAACACTGACCGATGAGAACGGAGTGATTACGATCTAATCTTCCCGACAATTAAACGAGGGGAGCAAGCGCAGTTTGTGGGTACAAACTGACGTCTTGCAATGTCAGCTAACGTTCCATTTACGCATAAAGCGTTTTGTCGTCCAAAAATGAATGCTATGCATTCAGAAGATTAACTGTGTTCGTGGCATTCCCACCATTCAATGTGTTCAGTAAAAATCTATTGTTGGTACTACCCTAAAACGGTCGAGGATTTTGAGTGAAAGGGGCGTTCCTTTTTCTAAAAACCCTCGACCATTTTTCTGTTGTTTACAGCTTCCTCCATTTCTCTACATCCTCACCGTATTCCTCCAAATGGTTGCGCACGATGTTCTCCACGAAACTTGAGAGGTTGCTGCCCCTGTCACCCAACCTGCGCACGATGAGGTTCGCACGTTCCTGTGTTTCCTTACTCAGGTAAACCGCTTTTCTCTCGCTTAGCTTTGCGGGAACGAGGAACGCTTGCTTGTATGCTTCGAGTGTCTCTTTTCTCATCTTGGCACTGATGCGTCTTTGAACGGTTGCATTCTCTGTATGCTGTGCAGGCTCGGATGGCGTGGCATGCTCTATGATATGCTCTGTTTCTTGTTGTTTTTGCTCTTGAGTATTTCTCTTTCCTTTTGCCCGAAACTCAGCGACGGTCTGTTCACTTGAACTTTTAGCTGGGCTTATACCAAAAGTTTCTCCGATGAAACGATCTATTTCTTCTATGTTTCTTTTTTCCTTTTTCATCACTCTATCTTATTTTAAGTCTGACTTGTTTTACCGTTTCCAAACTTTTTCATCCTTCTTCTTACTACATACTATTCTGTGATAAGTAATTGATAATCAGTAATGCTTGATAGTGTAGGGCGATACTACGCATTTTACTACATTTGGCTACTACAAGTTTGAAGGAATGGAGATGGGGAAGCTTTCCCCGTTGCTTATACTTGCCTGCATCTGCGTTCTTTTTCATTATTCCCTTGAATTGGTTTCCAAGAGTGAAGTTAGGGTGAGAATGCGTAACTTCCAAGCATTCAGAGTCTTCTTGCATAATGTTGCACCTGTCTGCTGTAAAATTCTTAGGGAAACGGGCAGGCAAGAAGAGCATTTATTGCCTCATTAAGCAAAAAATGGGTGACAGGAAAGAAAGGTTAGCAGAAATATGATTGCCGTTGTTTGCTTTCAGATGCACTCTTTTGCTTTGATTACCTTATTAACCTCATTTGTGCAGTGGTAAGAACATCAATCTGTCTCTTTTGTCCTTGTCATAGCGCTACAAGCTGCCACTTGAATGAAAAGCGATAGAATGAGAAATATCCGATATTAATTTTGCATCGAAAAAAGAAGACGGGGCAGGAAAACGCAAATGCGAACCGATGATGCAGATTGCCCTTTTCCTTATTCTTCCCTACACTTCCCTGCTGTTCTCCACTACTTTGAGAGGTGCACGCACGCCATTATCTTTGCCGATGGAAACAGGAAAAATTTGAAATAACAAATAATAACAAAATATGATTATGAATTATTATGTCATTACGGAAACCAATTGGGCAAAGCTTCGGGATGAAATTTTGAGCCTTGCGGAATGCTGTCACAAGGCTTTTGGAGAGAAGAGTAAGCACACGGACTGGCTGTACAACAGAGAAGTGTGCCGGCTGTTGAACATCAGCAAGCGCACCTTGCAGCATTATCGCGATACGAGTGTGCTGCCGTTTACGCAAATCGGGCACAAGTGCTATTACAAGCGCGAGGATGTGGAAAGTTTGCTACTTTCAAAGACGAATAACTCTAAAAACAGACAGATATGATGGAAACTGCAAGAGATTTGAACATGGAGACGGACGAGATACAGCTGGTCGTCTCGGCATTGAGAGGTGTGGGGAAACGGATCATGGAAGTGGCACAGACACACAAGCCACTCTTTGCTGGCGAACATTTCCTCACGGGCAAGGAAGTGTGCGAGCGGCTGTATATCAGTCCCCGTACCTTGCAGGACTACCGCGACAGAAAAATTATCCCCTACACGCAATTTGCAGGGAAGATACTCTACAAGACTTCGGACTTGGAAAGGATGCTGGAGAAGAATTATAAGGGTATTTAGAGAACTA from Prevotella sp. oral taxon 475 encodes:
- a CDS encoding glycosyltransferase family 2 protein, with amino-acid sequence MTKLALVLPCYNEEEVLETSVARLTELLRGLISDGTLHPDSMMVFVNDGSRDRTWQLIVRASRSNRLVRGIHLTRNVGHQNAIMAGMLTARTWADVVITIDADLQDDLSAIPRMLEHYREGSDIVYGVKVSRRADPVFKRLSAMAFYRLQQKMGVDSVFNHADFRLMSRRALDILADYGERNLYLRGLIPLIGLPSATVDDVISERTAGTSKYTLKRMLSLALDGITSFSVRPIYGILYLGCFFLLLSLFIGFYVLHALIVHTAYPGWASLMLSMWFIGGIVLLSIGVVGVYVGKIYTEAKHRPLFNIQEIVGGEEDSEL
- a CDS encoding relaxase/mobilization nuclease domain-containing protein, with the translated sequence MIGKCKAIAHGSTALDYIFREGKLGSRLAFHNLCSREPKAIYEEMKVVSDYNTRCRNKFLRIEIGIAPQDERKLPVSELMRIAHLFAKQMGLDKHQWVAVAHKDTDNRHIHIIANRISLYGEVYDTTFVSNRAARVAEEISRSKGLTIAKEVRAERKHQKTKANPTREQTKQQIQKICYALLEKYKGTGITGHSMFLYDLNKSGITIERLKNKQGKVYGLKFSFGGQCFKASEIGREFGYRSLQKNFEAGNKAETKEIMTKAQIMAHEQEKSKPQPDTAYQLVPPSRSYTPPTKANETSPIAQAVGNVASTVLNAAEEIISGAGGLINPQTHGDDYAETVWQRKLRNQAKKKKKRGRGI
- a CDS encoding DUF3408 domain-containing protein; amino-acid sequence: MKKEKRNIEEIDRFIGETFGISPAKSSSEQTVAEFRAKGKRNTQEQKQQETEHIIEHATPSEPAQHTENATVQRRISAKMRKETLEAYKQAFLVPAKLSERKAVYLSKETQERANLIVRRLGDRGSNLSSFVENIVRNHLEEYGEDVEKWRKL
- a CDS encoding helix-turn-helix domain-containing protein, translated to MNYYVITETNWAKLRDEILSLAECCHKAFGEKSKHTDWLYNREVCRLLNISKRTLQHYRDTSVLPFTQIGHKCYYKREDVESLLLSKTNNSKNRQI
- a CDS encoding helix-turn-helix domain-containing protein; protein product: MMETARDLNMETDEIQLVVSALRGVGKRIMEVAQTHKPLFAGEHFLTGKEVCERLYISPRTLQDYRDRKIIPYTQFAGKILYKTSDLERMLEKNYKGI